TATGATTTAGATGGCAAGATTCAGTCAGAAATTAGACCATAAAAGAAATGACGAATTTCcatatgtacagtagatgaaataatgatgaaagagaaaagagatgaCTTGGACATGTCCTACGCACAAATTATGGGAGAAGAGTACATGATAGTATCAGGTGGGCTTCACGAAAAGTATTGGAACACCTAGACCTACTTGATTGAGAACTATGACACGTTAGGCTGGGAGGTGAACTGAGATTTATAGAAGTGAAACCAAGGAAAGACATCAGTGGCGGAATCTCACAGAGACCATTTGTGTTTCACAACGCTGCAGATAATTATAGTGAtgtgtaaaaatatgtaatacatatatactgtaggtaatgtcaatatataaataatgcgttagtgtatattataaatgcatatatatatataatatatatatatatatatatatatatatatatatatatagatatatatgtacatattttatatatgtacaatatatataatatatatattatatataatatatatatatatatatatatatatatatttatatatatatatatatatatatatatatatatatatatatatatatatacatatatatatataatatatatatttatatatatatgtatatgtaatgcaaaataaacactgcaatTAATTAGAACTGTCTGATCACGGTTGACATTCCCTTGGAAATATTTCAGTTAATGGACTACCTTTGAATTTTCTACCAAAGAAATCCACATAGCACTTAAACCCGAAAAAATAGCATAAGAATTTCTAGACGTAAATATAACTCACCGTTTTATCTAAGGCACGTAGCTGCCAAAACCAGGTTCTTGGGTAGACGGAAGGTTTCACGTCATCAGGTGGACCTAGAGAAGGCATGTAGCACACCACAGGGAGACCAAACATATTTCGTCGAACATCATTATGGCCacgaaaatattcttttattgtccCTGCGACCTGGAAAGAAGGTATTCTTAAAGTTATTGATTTCATGGTGACAGTAATTTGTTTTGCTAATGTTACTTTATTAAATACATGCAAGATATGCATTGGTAATGAAACGGCCTATCAGGTAAGAAAGGAATTACGAAGtaacatgtatgtacagtacctaatctgtaaatgttaataaaaaattgttGTTAAAGAATGTTGTGAGTGTTGAAATACAAGatctcaaacaaaaaaataagattcaaacagattaaaattcttttaaaaatttaaaacagaagcAAGGTAAATATCTATGAAATTCCCAGATTTCTGTTATGCATAGTGATTAATGTCTTCTGCATAAAGAACCGGTTTGTATCTGGtgtttagctcttcgttgggcgagtcggtagagctgtggactagcactcgctaggcccgagttcgagtctccggccggctgatgaagagttagaggaatttatttctcgctataatgtggttcggattccacaataagctgtagttcccgttgctaagtaaccaattggttcttagccacgtaaaatacgtctaatccttcgggccagccctaggagagctgttaatcagctcagtggtctggtaaaactaaggtaaatttaacttttttacacGGCCCATCTGTGCTAAATCATTATCAACCTTCTAATTGTCTTCACCTGATAAAAGGAACTTAATCATATTTCTAGTCAATTATTGGATGCTTCTGTCGTTTGGAACCAAAGTCTGTGAGCCTTTGGTACCTATGACTGCTGCCCAGTTTCAATGGACATCTTATGGCATACAAGTATATTCCTAGTACTGTACCATAACTAACTAGATCATGGCTACAGTTCAGATACAGTACAACTAGGAAACACTGTAACAGTTTGTTGGTTGGCTGGGTGGGTGGTTTAGATTAAACTAGCCCAATTCCAGCACAGGCTTTGCTTAAGGCTGCTCGTTAGGACTGGTAAAGCATTGAACAACCAGCCAAAAATATGGTAGCATAATTGTATCGgcataaaaaatgtatgaaatttgcGCTGGCCCTCACGCTGTTGAAAAGTGACTGTGGTTCGATCACAAATTCGCTTCGATGGCAAAGTTTCAAAATCTACGCTTAATAATCAACCTTGCTTAgcaataagaaaattatacagtatcaCGATAAATTCACAACTACATACAATGATTGAGTCACTCCAACGTTAATCACTATAACATTCACCGTGATCCACGTAGAGTTTACTGATTTGCCAAGTAAATTATAAAGCATTTGAAATCCTAAACTAAAATCTTCACCTTGTCATTTTAAAAATTGCTGTCTCTACCTCTTCAGCTCGTAATGGTTAACTATTAGCCACTCTGATGATGAAGTGGGGGGCTACTCTGTAGGCCACGAAGACTACAAACTAATGCTGATGCTTGTCTTTATATTCCTTCACTAACTGAAGTGTCATGGAGACGTGCTTATGTAAACTGTTCTCTTCATATACATTGGCTTGAGATATATACgtaatttgtttttaagtatGGAATAATGacacagaaaactgataaaaaataaagaaaaattacggagagaaaaataagagataaaagagCTATAGATATGCTTAGCTATCCATGGTTCTACTTTCTATTATTAAAACGGGTACATTCTGAGACTCAAATAGTCTAATTAGTGTACAttgtaattcaataaataaaggaGTATTCTCTCACGGTTTCGATATATTATGACACCCTTTGAACCGCTGTGGCACTTTACAAAGTTAGCATACAGAAATAGTAAGTTTAGAggtgtaaaaattaataattatggtCAGCCTCTTCAGTTGTCAGTTAGCATATCTAAATATCAAACCAGCGAAAATCTGAAATTTCACTTGGGCGGCAACTGCACTTGCATAAACTCATTATTCCATGCGCCGtagtcaaaataatgaaaaaagccaCAAATACATACCTTTGTTGGATCACTTTTACTCTTGTGTAAGTACCACAGACGCTGAAACATGGAGAAAGGACCACACCCTTCAGTAGCATGCAAGTAAGCGCAAGTTGCCTGCTCACTGGTCTCTTCTTCTTGGAAGTCAGTTTGGCGCAGTGCCGGTAAATCCAatctaacaaaacaaaattaaaatagtttaacttaTTTAGAAAGTAGAAACATGGATTGAATTTCAGAGTACTTTTACACTAAGCCTATATGCTTGCTGTTCATCAATACTGCCATGATATTCCAGTTTAAGAAGTTCTTCGTTGTCTTCAATGACCGACCTTTCCGTAGCAAACTGAAGGAATTTCAAGATGTCCCTTTTGCAGAAGCTTCCCACAAGGTTAAGGTCTCCAAAGGTTCTCCCATATTTGACGTTGGATCCTGTTAAATGTTTATCAGCGCTGGATGCTCCCAAAACAATCAAATTCTTCCTCTGGTTGCCAGATGACATACCTACCTACAGGTGTAAACATTTGATACAGAAATACAATTAGTTTTCTCACGTGATATCCTTGAATAGTTAGGAGTGAGTCTTATCCTTACAAATGTTGGAATATTCTTAGttgaaacatattttcatttcaagaccTATCAAGCAATTAATTGCAACGTATGAATATCAGTgactaaagaataaataaaaatgcattttccttATTAGTGACTAACCAACAAAattacacatacatgtgtgtatgtgtatatatacatatacagtatatattatgccAGTTTGAATTCGTGGTTAGAGGGCATTTCATATTTAATAGTCCACGACAAACACGAgcactctcctctctctttgtTGATGGGCATCCCTTAATTTCCCCTTTACTTATGTTATTTCCCATTTCCAGTCCTTTTCTAGTAACTCATAcatatatagcacacacacacacacacacacacacatatatatatatatatatatatatatatatatatatatatatatatatatatatatatatatatatatatatatatatataaaataatatatatataatatattatatatgtatttatatagattatatatatatatatatataccagaaatatatatatatatatatgtgacagtatatttgatgtatattcatatgtatatctgtgtatattcatatgtatacatacgtaaatatatatatatatatatatatatatatatatatatatatatatatatatatgtgtgtgtgtgtgtgtgtatatatacatataattgcaatagctacaatgccctcttaactcccaAATTCTCCACACATTTTTTGATAcgtctcgtggtcaggtcggtaaagtgacctcgttctgatactctggaacCGGGTTCGATTCCTGCTACGAACGTCAGAAAATCTCCATAATCTTGCATTTGTATgagtctttgtagtgacaaacgtatccaaaaagtgtgaagaatttgagaagttaagagggcactgtggttattacaattacctTACATACGTATCTGGAAAAATTAACTTACCTCCGCAAAGAAATATGCAACAGCTAACGACAGTCGTGACTGGAAGTTCTCGTATGCTGTCCTTGCTCCTTCTTTGGCTTGATCATCAGAAGACAATCGTAGGCTGGATGCGAGTGACGTCGTTGCGTCAGAGAGCAAATTGCCTAGACCCACTGACAAATGGACGCTGCACAAGAGAGATCATCTATAgattattaatttactaatttgttttttctttttaagaagtgagatcttttctttctgtgtttccctttacctcctctcacttcttcctaatgaacaccatattctttggaagcttgaatttcaagtcaatggcccctgtgggattgttccatatgaatagggttcatgctctgagtaataataataataataataataataataataataataataaagctaactGCTAAGTAAGTTCATTATTCACATGATGCCTTTAACCCTGGAGTGAATGTGAACCTGAATGGCTTGGACAACTCTCGTGATATCACCACGAAATAATGCGACTGTACTTTGTTATTTAATTGCTACAAAGTAATGACAACGGTAACTAAAACAACATTCAACAGACACTTTCCTtgcatttcatattcattaactGCAAACGTAATTGGCATAGTTCTATGATATCAAGAGAGACTAACCTTCCAATCTGACGTGCCAATTCAGAAATCGCTTTCGTGCCTTCAGAATCTTCCGATGACGAAATCTCGATAGATAAAGTGTGAAGAAGACGTCCACACAACTCCCTGGCATCCTTAGGGACGTAATCATTTTGCCCAACTATTCTTCGTACATCTTCCAATACCTGATTTTGAAGAGCAGTGAGTTTTCAGTTGTTGAAATCATGTTATTGATAAAAAGGATTTCATTTTCCATGGTGAAAGTAATGTTGATGGTTTACTTACGTCATTTTGGACTAAGAGAGAATTTCTAGAAGTCTGGCAGACACATaccatttatgtgtgtgtgtgtgtgtgtgtatgtgcttaatTTTCCACATTTATAAATTTACCTCATTTAACGTTGTATAACAGTAGGTTCATATTGTTATAgtgtaatattcatattatttttcatttgtcccTAATATCATAATCCTATGATAAAGACCCGAAAAATGTAGGATATATTTATACAACAATATATCCACTTCCTTGACTTCGTTCTTTATGATTTTCTTGATAAGACTAtgatatataactataaaaatgcCAACCTAAATCGTGTcctcaagtgtatatatatacacacacatgtaaatgtttaaaattataaagacACAATTGTGGTTGTACGATGCTTGTGCTCATTTATTCTTATGAGAAAAGCACCTCAGATATGAAGTCTATTTTCAACATCATCAAAATCATACAGTAATACATAGCAATCTTTTAAATGAGTCAGTtgttctgaaaataaagaaaatgttatggCCCCTGACCCTCTGTactctatattcatttatttttttcaaaagttgcATGACAGACATACCTTCTCGTCGCCTTTCCCAACAGCCTCTGCGACTAACAGACACATAGAATAAACGATAGCAGCTGTGGCAAATGAGTCTTCATCCTTACACAGGGGCAGCAACAGGCCCTTTTGGCCGGATCTCCTGAGGTAATCCCACACCCAGCAAGCAGGAACCTTTAAAATCTGCTCCTCCTTCGTCGGGATGGTCAGGTTCACGCTGGCTAAGGATGGGATTCCACTTGTCCACCAGTTTTCGTTTCCAATTGAAAATtcaacctagagagagagagagagagagagagagagagagagagagagagagagagggagagagagggagagagagaggaagaaagaaatacttATGCACAACATCTGCGACAATACACTGCTGGTTGTGCCAATATGATAGCTTTAGTTAACCGTGTAATCAAGGAGTTTGTATGGTTGATTTTGAACTGAATTTCAACCTGATATTCAGAGCAGGGATAACTGACgttattttttcctgtgatgAGAATAATGAAACAATATTTGCTAATAGTGTGGCATTTCAACTGTCAGATAATCGATTACTAACTCTTCGCTATTGCTATACTACTTTCAAGCGTAGCAGAGGTAGAGATATTAGCTAACTATACATAGGGAgacattttattacataactcCAATATTTCCACTAAGCATGGACTTCTCTTTCACGTGGCTAGCTGGATTTGTCCTGGCACGCACAGTGTGACTTCtcacaaaatcaaataaagacaAAGTTTTACGTACAACTTCCTCttcatgtttacacacacacacacacacacacacacacacacatatatatatatatatatatatatatatatatatatatatatatatatatatatatatatatatatatatataggtttatatatatatatatatactatatatatatatatatatatatatatatatatatatatatatataaaggtaaaatatgaaagtttttgGAGGAGATTTGATGTAAGAAGAAGTGTTCTATTTCTACAACAAGATCGTTGTCAAAATCAACCAGATAAAGACAGTTACAGTCCTCCGAAACTTATCACAAAAGGATGTCAGTCTTACCTGTAGTTAATTGCCAAAGAAATATAATCATCAAAGTTGACTACGCAAGAAGCGTTTCCAAAAGTAATATCTATTATTCAACTTGCTTATCATCCAGAAAGTTCTTAATCCCACAATTATTCTATACCCCGCACATAAGctagcatttttccattttatgtttgtttgtaaataaaaaaaaacaaagtgtttgtttatatacatatgtattcctttgtttacatatttatttattgccatgTTTACTGTCAAGGTCATGATGATagaacaaaatgttaaaaatgcttaGTGTTATTATGTCAGTAGGCCTGTTGAAATATCTGGCCGAATTTTGGCCGTGAAGGGGTAAAAGTTTGGCCGTCAGGTCTCTCGGCAGTCTGGCAACTCTGAAGTCTGGCTAGCATGCTTTCCAGAATCAATCAACTGGAAACCATacgactaatatatatattcaaaatcctATCATACCAAAAGCTTGTAATCCTAAAATCCAACTCAACCGAATTACTTCCACAAGATTCCTTCATCCCAAAAGcacaactgaaatattttcagtggTATACAATACTCAAAAGACATCATTTTCACGGAATACCATTCCAGATATATTTCATTCTAAGGTCCTTTTTATAAAAACCTATAATCTTCGAAGTGTATCAGTAGAGGATCTTATATCCCAAAGAGAATCACTCTGGATGCGTGTGATTCCAGAAGACCACTACCTCAGATGAACATTTTCATAGTTAACTTCCTTTGAAACTTTTCAACCGTCAAATGCCTACATCTCAAAGATGTGCCATTAAAACTATTATCCCCAGTCCTGCCATCCTTTAGTGACGTCACCATAGAAATGTATAATTTCTAAAACACAAGAATAGA
The sequence above is drawn from the Macrobrachium rosenbergii isolate ZJJX-2024 chromosome 15, ASM4041242v1, whole genome shotgun sequence genome and encodes:
- the LOC136846498 gene encoding glutamine-dependent NAD(+) synthetase-like, which encodes MGRVAVLATCSLNQWALDYQGNVERIIESIRKAKDAGARYLCGTELSITGYGCGDHYHERDTEMYAWEALATIMQDPVCSDILVDVGLPVMHKNVLYNCKLVFLNRRVLLIRPKMMLANDGFMGYRETRWFTAWVKVREVEEYPLPPVISEIVGQESVPFGDGIIATKDSTIGYDICEELWNPESCHLLQCLDGAEIISNGLGSLEEYGRPGLGYEMVQMATVKSGGCYLLANQKGFDGNQGYYPGDSCIGLNGAIVAHTNIHTLEEVEVITAAVDLEVIRRYKAGIRSRCIQAAKSKPFPRIKVEFSIGNENWWTSGIPSLASVNLTIPTKEEQILKVPACWVWDYLRRSGQKGLLLPLCKDEDSFATAAIVYSMCLLVAEAVGKGDEKVLEDVRRIVGQNDYVPKDARELCGRLLHTLSIEISSSEDSEGTKAISELARQIGSVHLSVGLGNLLSDATTSLASSLRLSSDDQAKEGARTAYENFQSRLSLAVAYFFAEVGMSSGNQRKNLIVLGASSADKHLTGSNVKYGRTFGDLNLVGSFCKRDILKFLQFATERLDLPALRQTDFQEEETSEQATCAYLHATEGCGPFSMFQRLWYLHKSKSDPTKVAGTIKEYFRGHNDVRRNMFGLPVVCYMPSLGPPDDVKPSVYPRTWFWQLRALDKTVDDIQEMQSQEAAAHCHTK